The window GAACATCAAGTAGAAGAACCACAGAAAATACATCAGGTCCTGCAtaagtgtaatatttatttaaacagttgCGATTTTTCTATGTTAGTAGTAGTAGATGTAAGTTGTGAGATTCTAATACTAAGAATATCACTGCTATGTTGCGACGTATTGCTATATCACACAGAGAGGTGTGTGTCATGACTGCATTAGCTTCAGGGCTGAGGAGCACTATTAATCACAGTGTGACTGAACGTCTTGCTGTACGCTCATTAGTttaacttcacacacacacacacacacacacacacacacacacatttgcacaaCCCCCTCCCCAGCTGTCTGATAAATGCTTCCCTTGTATATGCGCAAGGCCACTAAAATAGCCAATAATATTGAACAACATTTTATGATCCAGATGGATCAAATTAAAGTCCAGTCTCACATGAATTCCTGCTGaataaaggaaattaaatgttttacaaataccATTTGACCTAGTCAGTAGGTAGCATAACGAACCTGCCAGTATCTGTATTCTCGTATAgtaaagtgatatttttgttATCTTATAAGTGTCTGACAGGCATTCTGTCCCTGCAGCTCCAAATAGGTGTTTAGCGCATTAAAAGAAACATCTATCTTGCCCTGGCAAATAACCCATATATTCCATTACCGTTCCTTCCTCAGATGCAGAATTCCACATTAGCATAGCAAGAGAGAAAATCCCTTGGGAGAATCCTTTGTCTGCATGCTGCCACTAAACAAAACTACCATACATACTCGCAGCGGGGCTTTGATTCACACCTTCCCCCATTTCCTGACCCCAGACTTCAGTTCTCTCTTTCATTTGATGCAGGGCTAAATGAGAAGCCTGTACTGTCTGCACCGTAGACGAACAACTATTTTCATATGAAGAAATACTTTCAGTCAaagatgcatttcatttaataaaggcgtttaaaaaaattaacgtttaaataagttatttaaatagttatattgtgaaatgttataatttccaatttcaatgtaatttattccagtgatgacAAATCGTAGCAGTCTTCGGTGTAACGTCgtccttaagaaatcattcatACGTGAGGATGCAGTGCTTGAGAAACGTTTATCTGTagttatataacatttatttatacatttatttaaaatgttcgttgttttttaggattctttatTGAACAAAGTTCacaggaacagcatttatttgaaatagacatTTTCTTTACTGTCATAAATGAGCAATTAACGCATCCTTGATtaatgacagtatttttttaaatcgtacaaacaaaaacaaaaaattgtagTGTGAATGGACTATTATGATAAACttgttttacagatttttaacattttctatatatattttttttctctatgtgttatatagtttttatatatatgtatatatatacacaatatatttctGTCTACAACAAACACAGGTCCAGATCTGTTATACGTGTGCGCTAGGGCTGTAAAAGAGAACCTTTTAACCTTCTAACGGTGAATTGGAGAGAGCACTCTGACCAGCAGCATCTGGCTGTTTGGTATGACAGCTGTTCTGAATTTGACCGTGAAGTGCTGCAGTCCTTACACTAACACCGAGGAAAGCCCACAGAGTAAGAAAAGATTTCAGCCACCCAACACTCAATCTGCTCGTGCTATTACCACTGACAAGCAATCCCACAACACCAATCATAGACAACTACGTTCAAGAATACTTTGTGCCTGCAAGCCACAAGCAAACCTCTTTCCAAGTGTACGTTTAATAATATctgcagtatttattattattttcactgcTGCATCACAATCACATAGTTTGTCTCCTAGCTGTACTGCACCTACTGCTAATGTATCCAGccccaaaaaaagtatttgttctGTTTATCACTAAATTCTATGTCTGTTTGTGCTTAAAAGTTTGTTACGAGAAGAATTgttagtttgttgttgtttttcggTGTACATTAAGATTTGAAGATGAAAAATTCTTTGCTGCAGTACAGTTTGTTTCAGCATTTTTCCTCTCTTCAATCAATAGGTCCACATGACTCCAAACAGTTATCCTCAAGAGCCGAACAGAGAGAGACTTTCTGCATATTTCATGAGTCTTCCGCATTAAAGCTACACATCAGCTATTCATCCCCTCTTGGACTCCTAAAGTGCAGTATTTAACCTCAGTATCGCAGGTACCGATCCTGAGAGTATTTGTTCTCTGTGAGATAAATGTGTGCTATTTGGAGGCTGTTGTATTGTGGCATGCATGTACATCGAACTATTTTTTCTgaagtaaaatacttttaatacttCAGTAGTttacctaatatatatatatatatatatatatatatatatatatatatatatatattacatgtcaATAACTTCACCAATACAATGAATCTCTTGCACACCACAGAATCTCCAGATAAACCTTAAGTTTATACATTCAAAAGGGCCGTATTTTGTCCTTGCAAATGTagcaaaacatgttaaaaaccTAGTTGTGAgaatgatttgtgtgtgtgtgtgtgtgtgtgtgtgtgtgtgtgtgtgtgtgtgtgtgtgtgtgtgtgtgtgtgtgtgtgtgtgtgtttgaaattaCATCTTACCTGTGGGTTTCATGTAATATGCCTCAATGTCAGCCATATCAGTATGCAGAGCACAGTCCAGGTAGTTGAGAATGACTTTTCTGCTGTAGTAATAACGTGCACCCATTAGAATAAACGGTGTGCAGAAGGTCAGTGTGAAGGATTTGGTCATAACATAGCACATTACTATGGagaaatggaagaaaaataaaCGACACCTGTCAGAAAAGAGAatcaaatgtttgatttttggcagaggagagacaaacagacatcAAATGTGCACACACTAGGAGTGTGCAGACAAACCCTGAGCAGTGAGATGCAATGCAAAGTAACTACACTGTGTATCCTGCTCAAAAAGAAACAGGCAGTAGCTGTGTACATTTACACACGGGCTGGAAGTGTAATGGGCAAAGGAGGGCGCTGTAACGGGGCTGTAATTAAAGCCGAGGTAAACCGAGTATGCGCGCGTCGAGGATGTTGACGCAAGATGGCGCGCTCGAGTACGACTGTCTCGCTGCGCCACTGTGCATGTTTCACGTCATGCGTTATCCACACACTCCACTGCAACACGATGCGCACGGTTTACTGTCAACACAGACGTGCTTTCACTCCAGCATACTGTCAAATGCGCTCACGGGGTCAAAAGTTAGCCTTCGTGGTTAATCGATCTGGGAAGCAATCGTCGCGCTACGTGTGAGGCGATGCGGCGTACTCTCTAAGAGCATGGCATGTAAGTTTATGGACACTGTTGGAACACctcgttttttgttttgttttgtttttcagccgTTGTGGcataagtacattttcagcgtGGCGTGCGAAACGGTTGCTGTCTAGCCAGATCGCCGCTGTGCTCGGTTACACCGCCTGTagttgaaaaccactgaaaaTGATTAGTAAGCATGGAAAGGAAATGGATCAAGTTCCACGTTATTAATTccctgcaaaaataaaacgtcatgTAGAGATTTCAACAGGCAACAAACACAACTTCGTGCACTAACAGGAGGCGTATGTGGAGAACGCTCTTGCGCgggattcattcattcattcattcattcattcaccgGTCCCGCATGCTCTGATCTGCTGCTGCCTTTGTGACTCCTTATTCgctgggatgttttttttttttttttttaacgaaaaaaaaaaaagattgcaagATTACGTGctctgaaacaaaaacagttttgagcataaaaataattgaactGATTGGGTTCGTCGTTTAAGTTCGATCCTTTCATTGTAACAcaattaactttatatatatacacacatacacacacacctctgtatatatatatatatatatatatatatatatatatatatatatatatatatatatatatatatatatatatatatgtatgtatatatatatatgtatgtatatatatatatatatatatatatatatatatatatatatatatatatatatatatatatatatatatgtatgtatgtatgtataactCAAACAGCTCAGAGCTTATTTTCACATGTTGCAGAGAGAACCGTTACGCTCATCGTATACCCACGGTTTGACCACATACCTGTGAGAAAAGCATAGATAAATTGGGTTCTAGTTTGCTGCTTTAGACCCCGAAATGCCGAATTGGGTATCCGCTCCATGATTCCCTCGGTGAAGATCCGGCGCACCTCCTCATGGTCTGAACGTTCAAACTCGCGAATAAAAACCTGGTCCCGTTTTTCCACCTTACTCTCGAGCGCACTGGCGGAAGGCGAAGACGACGTCCACATTTGCGAGGAGGAAACTATAATTGAATCTTTTTTGGTCCCAGCTATGGCCTCGTGATCGTCTCCAACGATTTTAGTCTCGCAAACCATTTTGGGAGACGAACAATGCATGCAACTGGcctgaaatgaactgaaattggggagaaaaaacaaaagatggaTGATGGTCTTCTTTGttatggaaagaaaaaagactGATGTGCTACTGCAACCCTGAGCTTCCTCACGACCGAGACTTGCCGGTGCATCACAAGCGGTATTTATAATGCGCCAAAGCCGCATTCAGATTCTGGGGTGTGGGTGTTCTCCTCATCTCCCTGATTGGATGCGGCGCGGTGCCACATGACGGCGGTGGGAGGCGAAAGCACAAAAGACACACCGTAACGTGTCTTTTTGAAACAAAGTGCTTTTTTGCCCCCGTCAGTACACCGGCGAAATTCCtcacatgtttgtgttttgcgAGGAGGGCGAACCCACGCCTTCGTGTAACGCGCGCGGTGTCGCCGTGGACCCCGCGTGCGATTGCGGTATCGGCAACGTCACGACGATGCTGCGCAACACCGGTCTGCGTGCGTTCACGGCACCCGACCTGGGCTGCACATTTTGCAAATATCGTCGGGTTTCGTCTCGGCGGCGTGCGCGGGACTGCGTGTTTTACGCGTGTGTGAGTGACACTTTTGCTGCACTGCTGTGTTACGCTTGGGTTTAAGTTCGTCCAGCACGCCCCTTTCTTCCTCAGCCCCCAGATGCCCGTGGCCATGTGCGCTGATTCTAAGCGACTTCTGACACCTTTGTCGCTAAGTCGCTTACGAATACGATCAGTCTTTGGCGTTTTGCGCTTATATACGGAATACTATAAAACACGgatatttaaaacatgctgTCAAATCCTTCTGTTCGAGGctgtttctttttgtgtttctcaAAGGTGCTGCACGCGCGCGAGAGACACACGTATCAGTTGTTTAGGTGGCCACTAATAATATAGCTATGCGAGAcgttttatttatagattttgtaGAAGTATACAATTATTGATTTCTAAAACACACGAAAGTGGTCTTGTTTCATGTACAACACGTTTATGGTGCGTTGAATCAGATGCTGAAATCAAGATGCTTATAAGATTGATATCTACAAGATGTGAGGTAGCAAGCTCTTTTTTGGATTTCCCCACATGCTTGGtttgtctttcatttatttctgtctcAAAAATTGAACAGTTACTCCTGCTTACGTGACGCATGTCTAGATTACGTCGGTGTCTAGTTTTTAGGATGTCCTAAAGACATCGCCTCGATTTGAATAAGTTCGCATTCCAGGCGTATTGTACAGAACTAGTTTAgactggatcgcctcccgcccTTACTCTCCCAGCCCCTCCCCCTCCCGGACGAGAAGAGTcgtctttttttcttaatgtcCGAGCAGTTATATCTTGCACGCTCTATAATGCGAAATCGACGTCCctcaacaattaaaaaaagcgGGGAAGAGCGGGTTTTATAGCTCTGGTGAAGATGCGGCGTTTTCTCAGCATCAGCATCTGCGTGCACGCGGCCGGTTGAGGTTCCAGCGGGCATGCGCGTTGTTCAGAGTGAAGAGTAACTAATGAGAGAACAGCACTCTGCCCCGGTcccttcattttttatttatttattttttttttttgcatagttaCTGTGAAGATGATGTCAGATTGAAAATGTACACTGTTAAAATGAATTCGGAATACGCACTGGTAATTGTATGGACATTCttgttattacaaaattaaaaatgaaagctgtGTTAGCGTCTATCAGCTCCGTCTGAACTTGAACAAAACTGGTCATAATAtcttattgcattatttaataactCTGCACTTGTTCCGGATCTAAGGTTCTCTCCTCCGtagaactgaaaatatatttgaaagaatATTGGTAACCAGACAGTTGGCTGTAACAATAAACTTTCGTGGTATGCGGGGTCAACATATGTGCGTGTTTTAtgtaacaaaacatattttatataatgactTCAATTCATGAATTTACATTCAAGTGGCAACTCAACAAATCTACTTCCAAAAATGGTTTAATTGTTAGTTCCTTTTGAATCTGAGTTGTCTCTCCTTCCATTGCTCTTATTGTGTgacttgacctttgaccttagCTGTATAGAAGGAAGGGGTGACCCCGAATGTCATATGGCACAAAATCAGCTTATTGTGGTCTCCATTTTGCAGTAACCCTTCACCTTTCTGGTTTTCAGAAGTCGTGATCACTAATTACTAGCATGTGTATGGCAAGGTTGTAGAttgcttgttttgtgtgtgtattgcacacgtttttgtgacatatgaggacacaaatttgtataatgacatgggtattaCATAGACAATACGAGGAGATTATGAGGACTTTATCTCATGTCCCCACTTttcaaaatgtgtataaatcatacagagggagtttttttgaaaatctaaaagtgGCTGTAGCTTCCTgtaagggttaggtttaggtgtagggttggtataaaaatcattatgcccacaattcacaaaaacaaagtgcgtgtgtaatttatatatatatatatatatatatatatatatatatatatatatatatatatataaatcttctTCTTTCATTAATGTAGTACCTGCTCAGGGTGCGACAGGGCATATAAGATCCTAAGAGACTCACTAACCATATTTTCAGCTAGGAAGTGCTCAAAAGCTCTTCTGAGACCCGCTGGCCTGAGCTAAGGTTTTTTAAAGCTGAGTTTacatattttagatgcaattcattattattacacttttgtTTAAATACTTCACTGTTTATCAACCtcattcatttgtaattaattgatGTATTTTAAAGAGCGCAAATATTGGAGAGCTATCCACTTGCATGGGTGAATAATTTATTGCTGCTTTGTTCCCGGTGATTGTTATAATGACTGATGGCCAGGGCCCCCCCATGAATGgaagtgtgtgcgtgcgtttgTGCACGTGCGTTAGTTCGTGATCAAGGATTGACAAAGCTTGTGCTGGGAGGTCAGAGGGTCTATGAGTAGTACTCCTCAATTTTCTACTGGGTTTGCAATTAGCATGGCTTAAAACGACTCATTTCTGCAAAAATGAGTCATGGGTCAATGGTAGCTGCGCTCAGTGTGCCATTCTGTCTAAGAAATTAGGGTTATGTTTCATACTGTAATCTGTGGGATATTAGCGAATGAAAGAGAGCACAAAACAGATTAAAGAGTCTCCATAATCTTGATAGATAGTCTTAAAAGGCACAAGAAGATTATCTGAAGTTAAGGATGTTTTGACAATAATGGctatctttacatttttcatcttgTTTTCAATAGCAGTTGgtcaatatttacatataccTAACACCGCTGAATGTCTGAAATATCAGTTTCTTACTTTCTGGGGTCGGTATTGTTCTCTTATTGGTCAAGgatgcatttatgtaaaaaatacagtaaaaacagtaatattgcgaatcattattattatttaaaagaaaaagtaatttattcctgtgatggcaaagctgaagtTTCAACAGCCATTATTCATatcttcagtgtcatgtgatccttcagaaatcgttctaatatgctgatttgctactcaagaaatatttcttgaaaaaCAGCTGCGGTTACTTAAAAGCTATTAcaggattatttatttattttagtagaaATTTTAAAAGAGCTAcgtttattaaagaaaatagaaaaatctatgtttattaaaagctatgtttatttaaaaaaatagaaaaagaaaatattaatttgtttatccGGTTTTAAATGTCACACAAAGTGCTGAGAAACATGTGAAAGACTTTCAGAGTCTGCTTtggtgtgtatttttaaagcacagGCACAGACAAACTCTGTCATTACCAGtgcattcatttctatttttataactaaataaaatcagcGTGTTTATATCTCGTCAGGTATCAAATAATTTCAGTTCTGAACACAGAAGACTCAATTATGAACacgtaatttatttctatatatatatatatattatcaacaTAACTAATAAGATCTGTTTAATGTgcaataattatacatttatttgtgttagAAAAGCAATTGTTTTGCctgataatttatttattagactATATTAGACTTCACGTTTATCTGCTTTGCCTCAAATGGTGTGTAATAGGTAAAGAATGGAAGAAATGTAATCggacttaattttatttttatcctgcTCTTGAATGGTTTGTTCTTGTCCTTTTGATTTTCAAGAACAATGAGCAAATGTTGGAGTCAGACCAAACAAACTTGTCGGGGCAACTACAAAgtacatttttccttttgtttgttttgtttgtcagttTGTTTATCTCAACAGACCTTTCCTTGATCGGTATGTATTTCctaatcatttatttctattattgaaaaaaaatatgtaagaCATGGCAAATTCATAATTAGACACACAGTTAATTATAAGAactcatatttatattcattagcTAATATGTGATTAGGTTAAGATGAACAGCAGTGCGGCAGAATAGAAAGAGACTAATACACATGGGACTAATATTCTTCACAGAGCTTTACTAGTAACTCATAAAAACAGAGCAGGAGGAAGTGGCAGAACGAGGGAGAGCAGCATGTGTTAATAGGTTGAATGCAATGCCGTGTCCTCTGATCTGTCAACTGAATGACGTTCACCCAGAACCACGTGGGTCAGGTGAGGTCCTTCCCCCGCAGCTGAATCAGCGGGACTTCCTCGTGTCGCTTGctgtaaatatcacattttattcCGGGGGACTGTATGAAGTTAGAAAATGAGAAACGGAAATATCAGGTGTTTGTATGCACCCAGCCATGTCTTAATCCTATCCAACAACAAGATTTGGGGGGGTCAAGAAAAAGCGCTACATTCAGTTTGGGTGTTTTGCATGTAATCATCTATCagatactttttaataaaatcgtCTTAAAATGTTGACACAAGAACACGCCGTTTATCATTCAGGAGCCTACAAAGCAGCAATCCaataatgcatttcaaagaTAATCAGAGTAGCGCTGAAGTTGTGGGGTCATCGGTGACAGATAACGTAGAGGTCATGACTAATGAACAGTGGACtggtttgatttaatattttaaagcataggTTTTCAAACTAAAAGCACAAAGtaaaatttcagaaaaataatgtagaaatataatgatcataaaatatatatttttaattgttttcagcaaaagaaaga is drawn from Puntigrus tetrazona isolate hp1 chromosome 7, ASM1883169v1, whole genome shotgun sequence and contains these coding sequences:
- the nat8l gene encoding N-acetylaspartate synthetase, with the translated sequence MRLWRIINTACDAPASLGREEAQGCSSTSVFFLSITKKTIIHLLFFLPNFSSFQASCMHCSSPKMVCETKIVGDDHEAIAGTKKDSIIVSSSQMWTSSSPSASALESKVEKRDQVFIREFERSDHEEVRRIFTEGIMERIPNSAFRGLKQQTRTQFIYAFLTVMCYVMTKSFTLTFCTPFILMGARYYYSRKVILNYLDCALHTDMADIEAYYMKPTGSCFWVAVLQGQVVGIVAAQGREDDNTVELRRMSVDSHFRGKGIAKALGRRVLEFAMLNNYSAVVLGTTAVKMAAHKLYESLGFRRVGETEDYTLPGMTRSLLERLFFQIRYSRYRLQLHEE